In Spirosoma aureum, a single genomic region encodes these proteins:
- a CDS encoding TonB-dependent receptor produces MKLLFLWMVMLAASPVLAQSDSIATKLPTVPGQEVAVRGIINETVNNRRIPLAGATVRWAGTTNGTVTDSTGRFRLTQHPTVRQLIASYVGYQSDTLTVTNVASEVIITLRSERTLQEVTVSGAPGQIDRINPIQTELITQRTLAKAACCNLSESFETNASVSVSYSDAVTGAKQIQFLGLGGQYVQTNVENIPTVRGLSTTFGLNYIPGTWITSIDVGKGAGSVVNGYESMSGQMNVELQKPDDKQTLFLNGYVNSFGRYEGNINWSKPIGANRNSPNQLWPGHKQSQPTEPKWSVGVLGHASTLRTEIDQNNDGFRDLPLYTQVNLINRYKYNGDRYMAQFGVKALYEDRDGGQLSRFESQSSPRYSFLNTTKRLEFFSKTAKLYPDKPYKGLGLILNGVHHEQTARFGFAPYDGRQQTIYANLIYQTIIDNTNHSIKTGLSYLLDDYLENYKTIKTARTESVPGVFAEYTYIYPEKLTLVAGGRVDFHNLYGTQFTPRLHLKYNLTDNLSLRASAGRGFRVPNPFAENFGYLVSSRAVFLKEQLRPEVSWNYGLSLTNDFLIFSKKASLTVDYHRTNFLNQLIVDIEHPRELYFYNLQGASFANSFQAELNVQPAKRFELKAAYRLFDVKQSMGGPFGEERLLPKMMVSRDRVLLNAGYALPFDKWKFDATLQWNGPRRIPYLREGYVHTTYQNMPVEFAPGFYNLNAQVSRAFRSGWEIYLGGENLTGFRQQNPIVAPNDPFGPSFDAGAQVWGPITGQMVYAGFRFKPQH; encoded by the coding sequence ATGAAACTCCTTTTTTTATGGATGGTTATGCTGGCTGCGTCGCCAGTACTGGCGCAATCTGATTCCATTGCAACCAAATTACCTACTGTTCCAGGCCAGGAAGTGGCTGTTCGGGGAATTATCAACGAAACCGTCAATAACAGGCGCATACCACTTGCCGGAGCAACCGTACGTTGGGCAGGCACAACAAATGGTACGGTGACCGACTCGACTGGTCGGTTTCGGCTGACTCAACATCCGACTGTCAGGCAGTTGATTGCCAGTTATGTAGGCTATCAATCCGATACGCTTACAGTGACGAATGTAGCTTCAGAAGTAATTATTACACTACGTTCTGAACGGACGTTGCAGGAGGTGACCGTTTCGGGAGCTCCTGGTCAGATCGATCGAATAAATCCAATTCAGACAGAACTAATTACCCAACGGACACTGGCGAAAGCCGCCTGTTGCAACTTGTCTGAAAGCTTTGAGACCAATGCATCGGTAAGTGTCTCGTATAGTGATGCCGTTACCGGCGCCAAACAGATTCAGTTTCTGGGATTGGGTGGGCAATACGTGCAAACGAATGTTGAGAACATTCCGACTGTGCGTGGACTGTCTACAACTTTCGGGCTTAATTACATCCCAGGCACCTGGATAACAAGCATTGATGTTGGGAAAGGAGCTGGTTCGGTAGTCAATGGTTACGAGTCGATGAGTGGCCAGATGAATGTCGAGTTGCAGAAACCGGATGACAAGCAAACCTTGTTTCTGAATGGCTATGTCAACAGTTTTGGGCGATATGAAGGCAACATCAACTGGTCGAAGCCAATCGGGGCCAATCGAAATAGCCCGAATCAGTTATGGCCGGGTCATAAACAGTCACAACCCACAGAGCCAAAGTGGAGTGTAGGCGTTTTAGGGCATGCCAGCACGCTCCGGACAGAAATTGATCAGAATAACGATGGCTTTCGTGATCTACCCCTCTATACGCAGGTTAATCTCATTAATCGTTATAAGTACAACGGCGACCGGTATATGGCCCAATTTGGGGTTAAAGCACTCTACGAAGACCGCGATGGCGGGCAATTGTCGCGGTTTGAAAGCCAGAGCAGCCCACGTTATAGCTTTTTGAATACAACAAAACGGCTGGAGTTTTTCTCGAAAACGGCTAAACTCTATCCCGACAAACCCTATAAAGGTCTTGGATTGATTCTGAATGGTGTCCATCATGAGCAGACGGCCCGGTTTGGATTTGCACCTTATGACGGTCGGCAGCAGACAATATATGCCAACCTGATTTACCAGACGATCATCGACAATACCAACCATAGTATCAAAACCGGACTCAGCTATCTGCTCGATGATTACCTAGAAAATTACAAAACGATCAAAACGGCCCGAACTGAATCGGTACCTGGGGTATTTGCTGAATACACCTACATCTATCCTGAAAAACTAACCCTGGTGGCTGGTGGTCGGGTCGATTTTCACAATCTCTACGGCACGCAGTTTACGCCCCGGCTTCATCTGAAATATAACCTGACCGACAATCTCAGTCTGCGGGCATCGGCTGGGCGAGGATTCCGGGTGCCAAATCCATTTGCCGAAAACTTCGGCTATCTGGTGAGTTCAAGAGCAGTTTTTTTGAAGGAGCAACTCCGTCCCGAAGTGTCGTGGAATTACGGGCTTAGTCTGACCAACGATTTTTTGATATTTAGCAAAAAAGCCTCCTTGACGGTCGATTATCATCGAACAAATTTCCTAAATCAGTTGATTGTGGACATTGAGCATCCTCGCGAATTGTATTTCTACAACCTTCAGGGAGCTTCTTTTGCCAACAGCTTTCAGGCAGAACTAAATGTACAGCCAGCCAAACGCTTTGAGCTAAAAGCGGCTTACCGGCTGTTCGACGTCAAGCAAAGTATGGGCGGGCCATTTGGCGAAGAGCGGCTGCTCCCCAAAATGATGGTTAGCCGCGATCGGGTTTTGCTGAATGCAGGGTATGCATTGCCGTTCGATAAATGGAAATTTGATGCAACGCTCCAATGGAATGGACCCCGGCGGATTCCTTACCTACGCGAGGGCTATGTTCACACCACCTATCAAAACATGCCGGTTGAATTTGCACCGGGTTTCTACAACCTTAACGCACAGGTAAGTCGGGCATTTCGGAGCGGGTGGGAAATCTATCTGGGTGGCGAAAACCTGACTGGTTTTAGGCAACAGAACCCGATCGTTGCCCCAAATGATCCATTCGGCCCCAGCTTCGATGCTGGAGCTCAGGTGTGGGGGCCAATCACGGGTCAAATGGTATACGCAGGCTTTCGTTTCAAACCTCAGCACTAA
- a CDS encoding AraC family transcriptional regulator: MTLTIRNMVCDRCKRVVREELEKLGLTVGRVELGEVDVTTFPPAVTLDTVRQALQANGFDLVDDRKQLLVEHMKVLLINEIQHLKGDRLPTENYSTFLERKLGYEYSYLSGLFSASEAHTVEKYIIALKIEKVKEWLRYDELTLSEIAWRLGYSSVQHLSNQFRQVTGQTPGQFRKGALVERRGLDTVLKSE; this comes from the coding sequence ATGACACTGACCATCCGAAATATGGTGTGCGATCGCTGTAAACGGGTCGTGCGCGAAGAGCTTGAAAAGCTCGGCCTGACTGTTGGGCGGGTTGAACTTGGCGAAGTAGATGTCACGACTTTCCCGCCAGCTGTTACGCTTGATACCGTTCGACAGGCGCTACAGGCCAACGGGTTTGATCTGGTCGACGACCGGAAGCAACTGCTCGTTGAACACATGAAAGTGCTTCTGATCAATGAAATCCAGCACCTGAAAGGCGATCGACTACCTACAGAAAACTATTCGACTTTTCTGGAACGCAAACTCGGTTACGAATACTCCTACCTCAGCGGCTTGTTCTCAGCGAGTGAAGCTCATACGGTCGAGAAATACATTATTGCGCTGAAAATTGAGAAAGTAAAAGAGTGGCTGCGATACGACGAGTTGACATTGAGCGAAATTGCCTGGCGCTTGGGATACAGTAGTGTACAGCACCTGTCGAATCAGTTTCGGCAGGTAACCGGGCAAACTCCGGGACAGTTTCGGAAGGGAGCACTAGTTGAACGACGAGGCCTGGATACAGTGCTTAAAAGTGAATGA
- a CDS encoding four-helix bundle copper-binding protein, protein MENMTMTSHVDTCFDCAKACEECATACIEAGDTDSKGHDMTACIKLCRDCADICTLCGRLTARGSQFMKSFMAVCAEACEACAAECEKHASHFAHCKACAEACRKCAEECRQMAA, encoded by the coding sequence ATGGAAAACATGACAATGACCTCTCACGTGGATACCTGTTTCGATTGCGCAAAAGCCTGCGAAGAATGTGCCACTGCCTGCATCGAAGCGGGTGATACCGACAGTAAAGGCCACGATATGACGGCCTGCATTAAACTTTGCCGGGATTGCGCCGATATCTGTACGTTATGTGGTCGTTTAACTGCCCGTGGATCGCAATTTATGAAATCATTCATGGCGGTTTGTGCAGAAGCCTGTGAAGCCTGTGCAGCTGAGTGCGAAAAACATGCCAGCCACTTTGCGCATTGTAAAGCCTGCGCTGAGGCTTGCCGCAAGTGCGCCGAAGAATGTCGACAGATGGCTGCCTAA